A window of the Streptomyces griseochromogenes genome harbors these coding sequences:
- a CDS encoding Gfo/Idh/MocA family protein, which translates to MVDALGVAVVGFGWMGRVHTQAYARVRHHYPQLSLRPELVTVAEEVPGRAEEAAERFGFATATRDWREVATDPRVRAVSITAPNFLHREIGVAMAEAGKHLWIEKPVGLTGEDARAVADAAAKAGVQGAVGFNYRNAPAVEAARDLIASGDIGRVTHVRIRLFSDYAAHPDGALTWRYERERGGSGVLGDLASHGADLARFLLGDIASLTADTAVFVPERARPTGATAGHALASGGEPGPVENEDYASCLLRFASGARGVLEACRVSVGEQNNYGFEVHGTRGAVFWDFRRMNELALSRGTTYQDQPVSTVYVGPGDGEFAAFQPGAANAMGYDDLKVIEAYRFLRSVAEGRPYGTTLADAVHSAAVLDAMAASAESGAWVSLPAS; encoded by the coding sequence ATGGTGGATGCGCTCGGTGTCGCCGTCGTCGGGTTCGGCTGGATGGGGCGGGTGCACACGCAGGCGTACGCCCGCGTCCGGCACCACTATCCGCAGCTGTCCCTGCGGCCCGAGCTGGTGACGGTGGCCGAGGAGGTGCCGGGCCGGGCCGAGGAGGCCGCCGAGCGGTTCGGGTTCGCCACCGCCACCCGGGACTGGCGCGAGGTGGCCACCGACCCGCGCGTGCGGGCTGTCAGCATCACCGCGCCCAACTTCCTGCACCGGGAGATCGGCGTGGCGATGGCCGAGGCGGGCAAGCACCTCTGGATCGAGAAGCCCGTGGGCCTGACCGGCGAGGACGCCCGCGCGGTGGCCGACGCGGCCGCCAAGGCCGGCGTCCAGGGCGCGGTCGGCTTCAACTACCGCAACGCGCCCGCCGTCGAGGCCGCCCGTGACCTGATCGCCTCCGGTGACATCGGCCGGGTCACGCATGTGCGCATCCGCCTGTTCAGCGACTACGCGGCCCATCCGGACGGCGCCCTGACCTGGCGGTACGAGCGTGAGCGCGGCGGCAGCGGGGTGCTCGGCGACCTGGCCTCGCACGGCGCCGACCTGGCTCGCTTCCTGCTCGGCGACATCGCCTCCCTGACCGCCGACACGGCGGTCTTCGTCCCGGAACGAGCCCGCCCGACGGGCGCCACCGCCGGTCACGCGCTCGCCTCGGGCGGCGAACCCGGTCCGGTCGAGAACGAGGACTACGCCAGTTGCCTGCTGCGGTTCGCCTCCGGCGCCCGCGGGGTCCTGGAGGCCTGCCGGGTCTCGGTCGGCGAGCAGAACAACTACGGCTTCGAGGTGCACGGCACCCGGGGCGCGGTCTTCTGGGACTTCCGGCGGATGAACGAGTTGGCCCTCAGCCGCGGCACGACGTACCAGGACCAGCCGGTGAGCACGGTGTACGTCGGCCCGGGCGACGGCGAGTTCGCCGCGTTCCAGCCGGGCGCGGCCAACGCGATGGGCTACGACGACCTGAAGGTGATCGAGGCCTACCGTTTCCTGCGCTCGGTCGCCGAGGGCAGGCCGTACGGCACGACCCTGGCCGACGCGGTGCACAGCGCGGCCGTGCTGGACGCCATGGCGGCGTCGGCCGAGAGCGGGGCATGGGTCAGCCTGCCTGCGTCGTAG
- a CDS encoding LacI family DNA-binding transcriptional regulator → MKPPTIRDVAERAGVSKSLVSLVLRGSGQVRAEKRDVVLKAVRELGYRPNAAARSLSEQRTRTVGVLLDDLRNPWFVDLLDGLNSLLHAAGLHMLLADARLNRRMGHDLAEPFLDLGTDGLVVVGTVPGAGGLGALARRMPVVVAGAREPQPPGVDVVAGDDEHGARLATEHLLALGHRRIAHLAGHGAVGELRRRGFEAGMRAYGAEPLVEPGDLTEEGGYRGTVRLLSRPDRPTAVFAVNDMASVGALSAAEELGLRVPRDLSVAGYDNTSISRLRHVWLTTVDTAPHEVGRRAARCLLDRFERPDGEGRVHLAVPTLQIRGTTAAPPELTD, encoded by the coding sequence ATGAAACCGCCGACGATCCGCGACGTGGCCGAACGGGCCGGAGTGTCCAAGTCGCTGGTCTCGTTGGTGCTGCGCGGCTCCGGCCAGGTCCGCGCCGAGAAACGGGACGTCGTCCTGAAGGCCGTGCGCGAGCTGGGCTACCGGCCGAACGCGGCCGCCCGCAGCCTCAGCGAGCAGCGCACCCGCACCGTCGGCGTCCTCCTCGACGACCTGCGCAACCCCTGGTTCGTCGATCTCCTCGACGGCCTGAACTCCCTGCTGCACGCGGCCGGCCTGCACATGCTGCTCGCCGACGCGCGGCTGAACCGGCGCATGGGCCACGACCTCGCCGAACCCTTCCTGGACCTGGGCACCGACGGCCTCGTGGTCGTCGGCACGGTCCCGGGCGCGGGCGGGCTCGGCGCGCTCGCGCGGCGGATGCCGGTGGTCGTGGCGGGTGCCCGGGAGCCGCAGCCGCCGGGCGTGGACGTCGTCGCCGGGGACGACGAGCACGGCGCCCGCCTGGCCACCGAGCACCTGCTCGCCCTCGGCCACCGCCGGATCGCCCATCTCGCGGGCCACGGCGCGGTCGGCGAGCTGCGCCGGCGCGGCTTCGAGGCGGGAATGCGGGCGTACGGCGCCGAACCGCTCGTCGAACCCGGCGACCTGACCGAGGAGGGCGGCTACCGGGGCACCGTACGGCTGCTCAGCCGCCCCGACCGGCCCACGGCGGTCTTCGCCGTCAACGACATGGCCTCGGTCGGCGCCCTCTCGGCGGCCGAGGAGCTGGGCCTGAGGGTGCCGCGGGACCTGTCGGTGGCCGGGTACGACAACACGAGCATCTCCCGGCTGCGGCATGTGTGGCTGACCACCGTCGACACCGCCCCGCACGAGGTCGGCCGGCGCGCCGCCCGCTGTCTCCTGGACCGCTTCGAGCGGCCGGATGGCGAGGGGCGCGTGCACCTGGCCGTACCGACGCTTCAGATCCGGGGGACGACAGCGGCGCCGCCCGAGCTCACAGATTGA
- a CDS encoding Gfo/Idh/MocA family oxidoreductase has protein sequence MRIGILGLGRIGAFHAETLSGLDAVESLVVTDPFADAAKAAAERFGAEVADSPEALLAAGVDGIVVAAATDAHPALILAGVEAGVPVFCEKPVARTMTEGVEVLKAVRGSGVPIQIGYNRRFDAGFVAARAAVRAGELGKLHTVRSTTLDPAPPPAAYIAASGGIFRDCSVHDFDIIRWVTGREVTEVYAVGGNRGADYIREAGDADTTGAVLTLDDGTIAVVSNSRHNARGYDVRMELHGFKDSIAVGLDDQLPLRSVEPGVSFPAGTPHDFFMDRFTEAYRAELTAFTEVVAGTRPSPCTVEDALEAGWIAEACTLSLHEHRPVTIAEVRGA, from the coding sequence ATGCGCATCGGAATCCTCGGCCTCGGCCGCATCGGCGCCTTCCACGCCGAGACCCTCTCCGGACTCGACGCCGTCGAGTCCCTCGTCGTCACCGACCCCTTCGCGGACGCGGCCAAGGCCGCGGCCGAGCGTTTCGGGGCCGAGGTCGCCGACTCGCCCGAGGCGCTGCTGGCCGCCGGCGTGGACGGCATCGTCGTGGCGGCCGCGACCGACGCCCACCCCGCGCTCATCCTGGCCGGTGTCGAGGCCGGCGTCCCCGTCTTCTGCGAGAAGCCCGTCGCCCGCACCATGACGGAGGGCGTCGAGGTCCTCAAGGCCGTACGGGGCAGCGGGGTGCCGATCCAGATCGGCTACAACCGGCGCTTCGACGCGGGCTTCGTCGCCGCACGGGCCGCGGTCCGGGCCGGCGAGCTGGGCAAGCTGCACACGGTCCGCTCGACCACCCTGGACCCGGCGCCCCCGCCGGCCGCGTACATCGCCGCCTCCGGCGGCATCTTCCGCGACTGCTCCGTGCACGACTTCGACATCATCCGCTGGGTGACCGGCCGCGAGGTGACCGAGGTGTACGCGGTCGGCGGCAACCGGGGTGCCGACTACATCAGGGAGGCGGGCGATGCCGACACCACCGGCGCGGTCCTCACCCTGGACGACGGCACGATCGCGGTGGTCTCCAACTCCCGTCACAACGCCCGCGGTTACGACGTCCGCATGGAGCTGCACGGTTTCAAGGACTCCATCGCGGTGGGTCTGGACGACCAGTTGCCGCTGCGCTCGGTCGAACCCGGCGTGAGCTTCCCGGCGGGCACCCCGCACGACTTCTTCATGGACCGCTTCACCGAGGCCTACCGCGCCGAACTGACCGCGTTCACCGAGGTCGTGGCCGGCACCCGCCCCTCCCCCTGCACCGTCGAGGACGCCCTGGAGGCGGGCTGGATCGCCGAGGCGTGCACCCTGTCCCTGCACGAGCACCGGCCGGTGACGATCGCGGAGGTACGCGGGGCCTGA
- a CDS encoding LacI family DNA-binding transcriptional regulator — protein MGHPFPLREIARQAGLSEATVDRVLNGRGGVRESTAQEVHRAIADLDRQRTQVRLVGRTFMVDIVVQAPERFSTAVRAALEAELPSLHPAVVRSRFHFRETGPAAEQVRTLDRIARRGSQGVILKAPDVPEVTAAVGRLTAAGIPVVTLVTDLPASGRLAYVGIDNRAAGATAAYLVGQWLGDRPGHVLTSLSSGFFRNEEEREMGFRGVMRARHPERTLVEIAEGQGLDATQYDLVRAALERDPQIRAVYSIGGGNNATLRAFADLGRDCSVFVAHDLDHDNTRLLREHRLSAVLHHDLRHDLREACHEVMRHHGALPPAGAVRPSAIQVVTPYNMPTTQAG, from the coding sequence ATGGGCCATCCGTTCCCCCTCCGGGAAATCGCACGTCAGGCAGGCCTGAGCGAGGCCACGGTGGACCGTGTGCTGAACGGCAGGGGAGGGGTGCGCGAGAGCACCGCCCAGGAGGTGCACCGGGCCATCGCCGACCTGGACCGGCAGCGCACCCAGGTCCGGCTGGTCGGCCGTACCTTCATGGTCGACATCGTGGTGCAGGCCCCCGAGCGGTTCTCCACGGCCGTGCGGGCCGCGCTGGAGGCCGAGCTGCCCTCGCTGCACCCGGCCGTCGTCCGCTCCCGCTTCCACTTCCGCGAGACCGGTCCGGCGGCCGAGCAGGTCAGGACGCTGGACCGGATCGCCCGCCGGGGCTCGCAGGGCGTGATCCTCAAGGCGCCGGACGTCCCCGAGGTCACCGCCGCCGTCGGCCGGCTCACCGCGGCCGGCATCCCGGTCGTCACCCTGGTCACCGACCTGCCCGCCAGCGGCCGCCTCGCGTACGTCGGCATCGACAACCGGGCGGCGGGCGCCACCGCCGCCTACCTCGTGGGCCAATGGCTCGGCGACCGGCCCGGCCATGTCCTCACCAGCCTGAGCAGCGGCTTCTTCCGCAACGAGGAGGAGCGCGAGATGGGCTTCCGCGGCGTCATGCGAGCCCGGCACCCGGAGCGCACCCTGGTGGAGATCGCCGAGGGCCAGGGCCTGGACGCCACCCAGTACGACCTGGTCCGCGCCGCCCTGGAGCGCGACCCGCAGATCCGTGCCGTGTACTCCATCGGCGGCGGCAACAACGCCACCCTGCGCGCCTTCGCCGACCTCGGCCGAGACTGCTCGGTCTTCGTCGCGCACGACCTCGATCACGACAACACCCGTCTGCTGCGCGAACACCGCCTGTCCGCCGTCCTCCACCACGACCTGCGGCACGATCTGCGCGAGGCCTGCCACGAGGTGATGCGCCACCACGGCGCCCTGCCGCCCGCCGGAGCGGTCCGGCCGTCCGCGATCCAGGTGGTCACCCCCTACAACATGCCTACGACGCAGGCAGGCTGA
- a CDS encoding ATP-binding cassette domain-containing protein, translating into MNSNGTGTHGAVLQDSVPAGDGPIVELRGAGKSYGNIRALHGVDLKVHTGRVTCVLGDNGAGKSTLIKIISGLHQHTEGDFLVDGTPVRFSTPREALDRGIATVYQDLATVPLMPVWRNFFLGSEMTKGPWPVRRLDIARMKQTADQELRNMGIVLDDLEQPIGTLSGGQRQCVAIARAVYFGARVLILDEPTAALGVKQSGVVLKYIAAARDRGLGVIFITHNPHHAYMVGDHFSVLRLGTLELSADRSEVSLEELTNHMAGGAELTALKHELAQVRGVDVEELPEEEDLTAPVATSPEGTT; encoded by the coding sequence ATGAACAGCAACGGAACCGGCACCCATGGCGCCGTCCTCCAGGACTCCGTCCCCGCCGGGGACGGCCCGATCGTGGAACTGCGCGGCGCGGGCAAGTCCTACGGCAACATCCGCGCCCTGCACGGCGTCGACCTCAAGGTCCACACCGGCCGGGTGACCTGCGTCCTCGGTGACAACGGCGCCGGCAAGTCCACCCTCATCAAGATCATCTCCGGGCTGCACCAGCACACCGAGGGCGACTTCCTCGTGGACGGCACCCCGGTGCGCTTCAGCACCCCGCGCGAAGCCCTCGACCGCGGCATCGCCACCGTCTACCAGGACCTCGCCACCGTCCCCCTCATGCCCGTGTGGCGCAACTTCTTCCTCGGCTCCGAGATGACCAAGGGACCCTGGCCCGTCCGCCGCCTGGACATCGCCCGCATGAAGCAGACCGCCGACCAGGAACTGCGCAACATGGGCATCGTCCTGGACGACCTGGAACAGCCCATCGGCACCCTCTCCGGCGGCCAGCGCCAGTGCGTGGCCATCGCCCGCGCCGTCTACTTCGGCGCCCGGGTCCTGATCCTGGACGAGCCCACCGCCGCCCTCGGCGTCAAACAGTCCGGAGTCGTGCTGAAGTACATCGCCGCCGCCCGCGACCGCGGCCTCGGCGTCATCTTCATCACCCACAACCCGCACCACGCCTACATGGTCGGCGACCACTTCAGCGTGCTGCGCCTCGGCACCCTCGAACTGTCCGCCGACCGCAGCGAGGTCAGCCTGGAGGAGCTGACCAACCACATGGCCGGCGGGGCCGAACTCACCGCCCTCAAGCACGAACTGGCCCAGGTACGCGGTGTCGACGTCGAGGAACTCCCGGAAGAGGAGGACCTCACCGCTCCCGTGGCGACCTCCCCCGAAGGGACCACCTGA
- a CDS encoding TetR/AcrR family transcriptional regulator yields MTATPFPVSEIVASRRPHRKDAARNYDALLAAAREAFAEHGAEASLEDIARRAGVGIGTLYRNFPARRDLFESVYADEVNALCRAAVEVADREPWEALTGWLDRFAGYMVTKRAVREALNDESDIFMACRDSMYAAGGPLLERAQKAGVARTDMDFGDLLRMVAGITATAFDDDAQRDRVLAIALDGVRAVR; encoded by the coding sequence GTGACGGCCACGCCGTTCCCCGTCAGCGAGATCGTCGCGTCCCGTCGGCCGCACCGTAAGGACGCCGCCCGCAACTACGACGCCCTGCTCGCGGCCGCCCGCGAGGCCTTCGCGGAGCACGGGGCGGAGGCCTCCCTGGAGGACATCGCGCGCCGTGCGGGCGTCGGCATCGGCACCCTGTACCGGAACTTCCCCGCCCGCCGCGACCTCTTCGAGAGCGTCTACGCGGACGAGGTGAACGCCCTGTGCCGGGCGGCCGTGGAGGTCGCCGACCGGGAGCCGTGGGAGGCCCTGACGGGCTGGCTGGACCGGTTCGCCGGCTACATGGTCACCAAGCGCGCGGTCCGCGAGGCCCTGAACGACGAGTCGGACATCTTCATGGCCTGCCGCGACTCCATGTACGCGGCGGGCGGTCCGCTGCTGGAGCGCGCCCAGAAGGCGGGCGTGGCCCGCACGGACATGGACTTCGGCGATCTGCTGCGGATGGTCGCCGGTATCACGGCGACGGCCTTCGACGACGACGCCCAGCGCGACCGGGTGCTCGCGATCGCGCTGGACGGGGTACGCGCCGTCCGTTGA
- a CDS encoding dioxygenase — protein sequence MTTEDAVTEAAAADVTRQAVDSLRATADPRLRDLLTALVRHLHAFARETRLTQAEWERAIGFLTATGQACTETRQEFILLSDVLGLSTLVETLRGNSAPGTTESTVLGPFHLTKSPVRELGDSVDLVGDGEPCVISGRIRSADGTPLPGAVLDVWQADGHGFYDVQQPEVQPAGNGRGLFTTDTEGRFRFRTCVPGSYPVPVDGPVGTLLRATGRHPYRPAHIHFIATADGHTPVTTHVFVAGDAYLDSDAVFAVKESLVQDFPLTDDPSLARELGLPNPFRHARFDLVLERG from the coding sequence ATGACCACTGAAGACGCCGTAACCGAAGCGGCCGCCGCCGACGTCACCCGTCAAGCCGTCGACAGCCTCCGCGCCACCGCCGACCCCCGGCTGCGCGACCTGCTCACCGCACTTGTCCGGCACCTGCACGCCTTCGCCCGCGAGACGCGGCTGACACAGGCGGAGTGGGAGCGGGCGATCGGCTTCCTCACGGCCACCGGGCAGGCCTGCACGGAGACCCGGCAGGAGTTCATCCTCCTCTCGGACGTCCTCGGCCTGTCCACACTCGTCGAGACGCTGCGCGGGAACAGCGCGCCCGGCACCACCGAGTCGACCGTCCTCGGCCCCTTCCACCTGACGAAGTCCCCGGTGCGGGAGCTCGGTGACAGCGTCGACCTGGTGGGCGACGGCGAGCCCTGCGTGATCAGCGGCCGGATCCGGTCCGCCGACGGCACCCCGCTGCCCGGCGCGGTCCTGGACGTGTGGCAGGCCGACGGGCACGGCTTCTACGACGTCCAGCAGCCCGAGGTCCAGCCGGCCGGCAACGGGCGCGGCCTGTTCACCACCGACACCGAGGGCCGCTTCCGGTTCCGCACCTGTGTGCCCGGCTCCTACCCGGTCCCCGTCGACGGGCCCGTGGGCACCCTGCTCCGGGCCACCGGCCGCCACCCCTACCGCCCCGCGCACATCCACTTCATCGCGACGGCCGACGGCCACACCCCGGTCACGACCCACGTCTTCGTGGCGGGCGACGCCTACCTGGACTCGGACGCGGTGTTCGCCGTGAAGGAGAGCCTGGTCCAGGACTTCCCCCTGACCGACGACCCGTCGCTGGCCCGTGAGCTCGGCCTGCCGAACCCGTTCCGGCATGCTCGCTTCGACCTCGTACTGGAACGCGGCTGA
- a CDS encoding cupin domain-containing protein, producing the protein MTHSFALHIPAADLEPEPLAPEQIVSGNPEVTGKVVWESADGRQIRGIWQITPGVVTDTEADELFVVISGSATIEVEGGPTLTVGPGDMAVLREGDRTTWTVHETLRKAYAINL; encoded by the coding sequence ATGACGCACAGCTTCGCGCTCCACATCCCAGCCGCCGACCTCGAACCCGAACCCCTCGCCCCGGAGCAGATCGTCTCCGGGAACCCCGAGGTGACCGGGAAGGTGGTCTGGGAGTCGGCGGACGGCCGGCAGATCCGGGGGATCTGGCAGATCACGCCCGGCGTGGTGACCGACACCGAGGCGGACGAGCTGTTCGTGGTGATCAGCGGGTCGGCGACGATCGAGGTCGAGGGCGGTCCGACGCTGACGGTGGGGCCCGGCGACATGGCCGTGCTGCGCGAGGGCGACCGCACGACGTGGACCGTGCACGAGACGCTGCGCAAGGCGTACGCGATCAATCTGTGA
- a CDS encoding sugar phosphate isomerase/epimerase family protein: protein MANPSALDRIRVGSAPDSWGVWFPDDPRQVPWERFLDEVSEAGYDWIELGPYGYLPTDPARLTDELGRRNLKVSAGTVFTGLHRGPAVWDETWTHVSQVAALTRAMGARHLVVIPSFWRDDKTAEILEPPELTAEQWAHLTKGMERLGHEVKEAYGLELVVHPHADTHIDTEDHVERFLDSTDSELVNLCLDTGHYAYCGGDSVKLIETYGERIGYLHLKQVDPDVLAEVVADEVPFGPAVQRGVMCEPPSGVPALGPVLEAAQRLGVELFAIVEQDMYPCEPDKPLPIALRTRRFLRSCGA from the coding sequence ATGGCGAACCCCTCTGCCCTGGACCGCATCCGGGTCGGCTCGGCCCCCGACTCGTGGGGCGTCTGGTTCCCCGACGATCCCCGGCAGGTCCCCTGGGAACGCTTCCTGGACGAGGTGTCCGAGGCCGGCTACGACTGGATCGAACTGGGCCCCTACGGCTATCTCCCCACCGACCCCGCCCGCCTGACGGACGAGCTGGGCCGGCGGAACCTGAAGGTGTCGGCCGGTACGGTCTTCACCGGCCTGCACCGCGGGCCGGCCGTCTGGGACGAGACATGGACCCATGTCAGCCAGGTCGCCGCCCTCACCCGGGCCATGGGCGCGCGGCACCTCGTCGTCATCCCCTCCTTCTGGCGGGACGACAAGACCGCCGAGATCCTGGAGCCGCCGGAGCTGACGGCCGAGCAGTGGGCGCACCTGACCAAGGGCATGGAAAGGCTCGGCCACGAGGTCAAGGAGGCGTACGGCCTCGAACTCGTCGTCCACCCGCACGCCGACACCCACATCGACACCGAGGACCATGTCGAGCGGTTCCTGGACTCCACCGACTCCGAACTGGTCAACCTCTGCCTGGACACCGGGCACTACGCCTACTGCGGCGGGGACAGCGTCAAGCTGATCGAGACCTACGGCGAGCGTATCGGCTACCTGCACCTCAAGCAGGTCGACCCGGACGTCCTCGCCGAGGTCGTGGCGGACGAGGTGCCGTTCGGGCCGGCCGTGCAGCGGGGTGTGATGTGCGAACCGCCGTCCGGTGTGCCCGCGTTGGGGCCCGTCCTGGAGGCGGCGCAGCGGCTCGGCGTGGAGCTGTTCGCGATCGTCGAGCAGGACATGTACCCGTGCGAGCCGGACAAACCGCTGCCGATCGCGCTCCGCACACGCAGGTTCCTGAGGTCGTGCGGGGCCTGA
- a CDS encoding ABC transporter permease, whose translation MSMTQQAEPAVGGPPASAPKETDGRTARRPLALRLLARPEVGVFLGAVAVLIFFLIAAPSLRQGSSMATVLYQSSTIGIMALPVALLMIGGEFDLSSGVAVITSALTASMLSYQLTVNVWTGVIVALVASLAIGAFNGWMVVKTGLPSFLVTLGTFLILQGVNLAVTKWVTGNVATDDISNMDGFDQAKKIFASSVDIGGVEVKITIFYWLAFAALATWVLLRTKYGNWIFAVGGNKDSARAVGVPVNFTKITLFMLVGFGAWFMGMHNLFSFNTVQSGEGVGQELIYIAAAVIGGCLLTGGSGSAIGPVFGAFMFGMVNQGIVFAGWNPDWFKAFLGVMLLGAVLINLWVQRTATRR comes from the coding sequence ATGAGCATGACCCAGCAGGCTGAGCCGGCGGTCGGCGGGCCGCCGGCGTCCGCCCCCAAGGAGACCGACGGCCGCACCGCCCGGCGCCCCCTGGCCCTCAGGCTGCTGGCCCGGCCCGAAGTGGGTGTCTTCCTCGGCGCCGTGGCCGTTCTGATCTTCTTCCTGATCGCCGCGCCCTCACTGCGCCAGGGCAGCTCGATGGCCACGGTCCTCTATCAGTCCTCGACCATCGGCATCATGGCCCTTCCGGTGGCCCTGCTGATGATCGGCGGCGAGTTCGATCTGTCCTCCGGTGTCGCCGTGATCACCTCCGCGCTCACCGCGAGCATGCTCAGCTACCAGCTGACCGTGAACGTGTGGACCGGCGTGATCGTCGCCCTCGTCGCCTCGCTCGCGATCGGCGCCTTCAACGGCTGGATGGTGGTCAAGACCGGGCTGCCCAGCTTCCTGGTCACCCTCGGCACCTTCCTGATCCTCCAGGGTGTCAACCTGGCCGTGACCAAGTGGGTCACCGGCAACGTCGCCACCGACGACATCAGCAACATGGACGGCTTCGACCAGGCGAAGAAGATCTTCGCGTCCTCCGTCGACATCGGGGGCGTCGAGGTGAAGATCACGATCTTCTACTGGCTGGCCTTCGCGGCCCTGGCCACCTGGGTGCTGCTGCGCACCAAGTACGGCAACTGGATCTTCGCCGTCGGCGGCAACAAGGACAGCGCCCGCGCCGTCGGCGTCCCGGTGAACTTCACCAAGATCACCCTGTTCATGCTGGTCGGCTTCGGTGCCTGGTTCATGGGCATGCACAACCTGTTCTCGTTCAACACGGTGCAGTCCGGCGAGGGTGTCGGCCAGGAGCTGATCTACATCGCCGCGGCCGTCATCGGCGGCTGTCTGCTCACCGGCGGCTCCGGCTCCGCCATCGGCCCGGTCTTCGGCGCGTTCATGTTCGGCATGGTGAATCAGGGCATCGTCTTCGCCGGCTGGAACCCCGACTGGTTCAAGGCCTTCCTCGGCGTGATGCTCCTCGGCGCCGTCCTGATCAATCTGTGGGTCCAGCGCACGGCGACCCGGAGGTAA
- a CDS encoding SDR family oxidoreductase, with amino-acid sequence MGLLDDKVVLVNGGSQGVGAAIARAAVREGAVVAVTGRRSEPGEALVTELSAAGGKAMFVRADLADAEQAKASVAEVIDAYGRIDCLVNSAGLTSRGTLLDTTPELFDAHIAVNLKGPFFAMQAAVADMVARKAPGTIVNIITSSAHGGQPFLAPYVAAKAGLAGLTRNAAHAHRWDRIRINGLNIGWTATEGEDATQRSFHGAGDDWREQAAARLPMGKLGRPDEIADFVVLLLSDRSGVVTGSVIDWDQNVLGGLD; translated from the coding sequence ATGGGACTTCTCGACGACAAGGTCGTCCTGGTCAACGGCGGCAGCCAGGGGGTCGGTGCCGCGATCGCGCGGGCCGCCGTCCGTGAGGGCGCCGTGGTGGCCGTCACGGGCCGTCGCAGCGAACCCGGCGAGGCGCTGGTGACCGAGCTTTCGGCGGCCGGCGGCAAGGCGATGTTCGTGCGTGCCGACCTGGCCGACGCCGAGCAGGCCAAGGCGTCCGTGGCCGAGGTGATCGACGCGTACGGGCGGATCGACTGCCTGGTGAACTCGGCGGGTCTGACCTCCCGGGGCACGCTGCTGGACACCACGCCCGAGCTGTTCGACGCGCACATCGCGGTCAACCTCAAGGGGCCGTTCTTCGCGATGCAGGCGGCGGTCGCCGACATGGTGGCCCGCAAGGCGCCGGGCACGATCGTCAACATCATCACCTCCTCGGCGCACGGCGGGCAGCCGTTCCTCGCGCCGTACGTCGCCGCGAAGGCGGGTCTTGCGGGCCTGACCCGGAACGCGGCGCACGCCCACCGCTGGGACCGGATCCGGATCAACGGCCTGAACATCGGCTGGACCGCGACCGAGGGCGAGGACGCCACCCAGCGTTCCTTCCACGGAGCGGGCGACGACTGGCGTGAGCAGGCCGCCGCCCGGCTGCCGATGGGCAAGCTCGGCCGGCCGGACGAGATCGCGGACTTCGTGGTCCTCCTGCTGTCCGACCGCTCGGGCGTGGTCACCGGATCGGTGATCGACTGGGACCAGAACGTGCTCGGCGGACTCGACTGA